In Salvelinus alpinus chromosome 30, SLU_Salpinus.1, whole genome shotgun sequence, a single genomic region encodes these proteins:
- the LOC139559851 gene encoding regulator of G-protein signaling 21-like codes for MPILVTSPSRELHSHNMDMDDKRRKQTKGSDFKSRLQRRSSQSPNTERLSPEMILWSQSLERLLASKYGMTTFQAFLKSEFSDENIEFWLICEDYKKIKSSFRLSSRAKKIYKTYIEAEAPKEINIDHKTRDLIRWNVKTPTTVCFDEAQRIVYRLMEKDSYPRFLRSNIYRTLLDSASDYIKV; via the exons ATGCCTATCTTAGTCACGTCACCATCAAGGGAACTGCATTCACACAACATGGACATGGACGACAAGAGGAGAAAGCAGACAAA GGGAAGCGACTTCAAATCCCGACTACAGCGCAGATCTTCCCAATCCCCCAACACTGAACG ACTTAGCCCTGAGATGATCCTGTGGTCCCAGTCTTTGGAGAGACTTCTCGCATCGAAAT ATGGCATGACAACATTTCAAGCCTTCCTGAAGTCGGAGTTCAGTGACGAGAACATTGAGTTCTGGCTGATCTGTGAAGACTACAAGAAGATCAAGTCGTCCTTCAGGCTGTCCTCCAGGGCCAAGAAAATCTACAAGACATATATAGAAGCCGAGGCTCCAAAAGAG ATCAACATTGACCACAAGACCAGAGATCTCATCAGGTGGAATGTGAAGACGCCCACCACAGTTTGCTTCGACGAGGCCCAGAGGATTGTGTACAGATTGATGGAGAAAGACTCCTACCCCCGGTTCCTCAGATCCAACATCTACAGGACCTTACTGGACTCTGCATCAGACTACATTAAGGTGTAA